In Lacerta agilis isolate rLacAgi1 chromosome 8, rLacAgi1.pri, whole genome shotgun sequence, one genomic interval encodes:
- the LOC117050864 gene encoding low molecular weight neuronal intermediate filament-like — protein sequence MSYSRDLLFAAPSYGKKAFGEPPSRLSAGRSVVYGSTAGAGRAGAMQPPRGGLAPSAFSSSYRKLPAPSSSLDHLEALRAGGAASGPSALSNELKIVRTNEKEQLQGLNDRFVTYIEKVHQLEQHNRLLEAEVAALRQRQAEPSRLQALYEQEVRELRSQVEALRHDGDQAALESQQLGRALQRLRDEAAHEAARRQEAELALRDARKDADRAALARLELEKKVEALLDEIAFLRHVHDEEVAELHAELQGAQVSVEIDMSKPDLTAALKEIRTQYEVLSARNQQSAEEWYKSKFANFTEEAARSSDSIRQAKEEISEYRRQLQARNIEIESLRGANESLERQLQEAEERSSKELRDLQETISQLENALRTTKGEMARHLREYQDLLNVKMALDIEIAAYRKLLEGEETRLSTVSSTSSSSAFGLSYPFSSSPLAGFKGFSASTVAIRKDKKAESQDSPKESNDSGESKDEDDSGDEKSATGVPKT from the exons ATGAGCTACAGCAGGGACCTGCTCTTCGCTGCTCCGTCCTACGGCAAGAAAGCCTTCGGGGAGCCCCCGTCGCGGCTCTCGGCGGGCCGGAGCGTTGTGTACGGCTCGACGGCGGGCGCGGGCCGGGCGGGGGCAATGCAGCCGCCGCGGGGAGGCTTGGCCCCCTCGGCCTTCTCGTCGTCGTATCGGAAGCTGCCGGCGCCGAGCAGCTCGCTGGACCACCTGGAGGCGCTGCGGGCCGGGGGGGCGGCGTCGGGGCCGAGCGCGCTGAGCAACGAGCTGAAGATCGTGCGCACCAacgagaaggagcagctgcagggcCTCAACGACCGCTTCGTCACCTACATCGAGAAGGTGCACCAGCTGGAGCAGCACAACCGGCTGCTGGAGGCCGAGGTGGCGGCGCTGCGGCAGCGCCAGGCCGAGCCGTCGCGCCTGCAGGCGCTCTACGAGCAGGAGGTGCGCGAGCTGCGCTCCCAGGTGGAGGCGCTGCGGCACGACGGCGACCAGGCGGCGCTGGAGAGCCAGCAGCTGGGCCGCGCCCTCCAGCGGCTGCGCGACGAGGCGGCCCACGAGGCGGCGCGGCGCCAGGAGGCCGAGCTGGCGCTGCGCGACGCGCGCAAGGACGCCGACCGCGCCGCGCTCGCCCGCCTCGAGCTGGAGAAGAAGGTCGAGGCGCTCCTGGACGAGATCGCCTTCCTGCGCCACGTCCACGACGAGGAGGTGGCCGAGCTGCACGCCGAGCTGCAGGGGGCGCAG GTCTCCGTCGAGATCGATATGAGCAAGCCTGACCTCACGGCTGCCTTGAAAGAGATCCGCACCCAGTACGAAGTCCTGTCCGCCCGGAACCAGCAGTCGGCTGAGGAGTGGTACAAATCCAAGTTTGCCAACTTCACTGAAGAGGCGGCTCGCAGCAGCGACAGCATCCGCCAGGCCAAGGAGGAGATTTCCGAATATCGCCGGCAGCTGCAAGCCCGGAACATCGAGATCGAGTCCTTGCGCGGCGCCAACGAGTCCCTGGAGAGGCAGCTGCAGGAGGCTGAGGAGAGGAGCAGCAAAGAGCTGCGTGACCTGCAG GAGACCATCAGCCAGCTTGAAAATGCCCTGAGGACAACCAAGGGGGAGATGGCCCGTCACCTGCGGGAGTACCAGGACCTGTTGAATGTGAAGATGGCTCTGGATATTGAAATTGCAGCATACAG AAAATTGCTGGAAGGGGAAGAGACCCGCCTGAGCACCgtcagcagcaccagcagcagcagtgctttcGGCCTGAGCTACCCCTTCTCCTCGAGCCCCCTGGCCGGCTTCAAGGGGTTCTCGGCCAGCACAGTGGCGATCCGGAAGGACAAGAAGGCAGAGTCCCAGGACAGCCCCAAGGAGTCCAATGACTCAGGAGAGTCAAAGGACGAGGACGATTCTGGAGATGAGAAGTCTGCAACGGGCGTGCCCAAAACCTAA